One Candidatus Ornithobacterium hominis genomic region harbors:
- the rpsM gene encoding 30S ribosomal protein S13, translating to MARIAGIDLPKNKRGVIGLTYIYGIGKSTAQKILSKVNVDENKLVSEWNDDEINSIRQTLGENYKVEGELRSENQMNIKRLMDIGSQRGIRHRLGLPLRGQRTKNNSRTRKGKRKTVANKKKATK from the coding sequence ATGGCTAGAATTGCTGGAATAGATTTACCTAAAAACAAAAGAGGAGTTATTGGATTAACTTATATTTATGGTATCGGTAAAAGTACTGCACAGAAAATTTTGTCTAAAGTAAATGTAGACGAAAATAAATTAGTTTCAGAGTGGAATGATGATGAAATTAACTCTATACGTCAGACTTTAGGTGAAAATTATAAAGTAGAGGGAGAGTTACGATCTGAAAACCAAATGAACATTAAGCGTTTGATGGATATTGGAAGTCAGAGAGGAATTAGACATAGGCTTGGATTACCTTTAAGAGGTCAACGTACCAAAAATAATTCAAGAACAAGAAAAGGTAAGAGAAAAACTGTCGCAAATAAGAAAAAAGCAACTAAGTAA